In Mugil cephalus isolate CIBA_MC_2020 chromosome 20, CIBA_Mcephalus_1.1, whole genome shotgun sequence, the following are encoded in one genomic region:
- the samd9l gene encoding LOW QUALITY PROTEIN: sterile alpha motif domain-containing protein 9-like (The sequence of the model RefSeq protein was modified relative to this genomic sequence to represent the inferred CDS: deleted 2 bases in 1 codon) has translation MADNFNESPKNWTESQVSTWLRSIGVKEPYVEKLSEEEVDGQVLLTLDEDFLKSKICMKSGPAHLIIQKRDELINSKQRVQEKKKATTGKTNELEKNNQKSAQCLSTVTEGPSVQSPVKGRDVCEEKQPAHDDCKPRPFDQEGIDFIYIKHNVLQPESGAFNLISPCHEYKSFAIAAALDHTRLQVKFAREVLKFAAGCMNIRSNGTIHFGVMDSKGDAGYVHGEVIGIPVEEKDIYVDALDYIERSFSSDKEHVRQCVRPPRFIEVMDRKSTEKTFVIEVDIVPLINIVKNKVYAVRLPNFKESTNKIEFEKETILRRVGSKTEPVIDKDLSEFYQRVKDRDAQREEAEKSQFLCAPENCQDLGRKLTMLMTSGKKFIEKEKWFILVTNKIKPDDLCNIDWLLNTNLFCVFDFDPDSKVSGLCSTYVQHHAANMHFLQSYRISSGMSIKEFTANLHLFDQTSWIFCNGRSDFKGNETPCDEMTWIKTKMTLLRESVSLICKQILPKGTFQVIFLLTSPVEKPLLHTFYEFFTDMEGHEDIICICESETNFQKWQSFAEGSCGKESVNNCSVVGMKMSHINSTLQRVQHAKICAKHLPVFVKGTCLLETHVEEQMCSLEILTVDHCDETSKDVIDEEKEKIEQHFYQGGRVTWLNFWLAEHKYVGKVIERDAYHDASQLLNDALKHNADQIPVHRINIYHHPGSGGSTVARQVLWNNRKDLRCAVVKPSYSVAVVAQHAIQLREYEEKDHQRCLPVLLLMEDSDKEYLEDLRNELEVAINIKQIQIGTLCFILLSCRRSHDPERKCKESPLQNVSVTHKLSAQEKRSFAGKRQVLEERYEPEFILTFVLMSEGFNVDYVRQFVKHLLQDIERRSVTTRLIHYVALLNTYVQNSFISQSHCEALLALTIHLEKVHKQVFERSLSDQAKLVFLHLKDDRTHIDSVRIIHPLVAKEILQQLMGPRQTHSSLAMDLLCQDVLFEHRFGRDDYLSFLRQLFIRRSRISKGDKYDSLFSPLIEHVRDNEESPDKAIELLKEAFQRFHQDPFFAQQLARLHYTYEKFEDAKLWAETAVKLLPNNSYILDTKGQVYRKWFQAKCKAFDHDNISKTAQTTADAVETALKALECFQECERAAEAEMENVNCSGFFSEVEVGCSLLKLISSLQVFAKGTSGHSECMKYLLTNYIPEEIEDVWEPFHGRLKKLHKTMQDALEWISEDLSYFQTDIDADEEETPESPEEKIGHPLTWLAKKFSDYGKYFGEAHSSLLRRGQPVPANLTPFQKRMIIYNLGGGNITSIFSKLTDQKDAVRLLEKILSLYPSNPIKARFGQRDIVNYIVAHISLNCLSPQNLKVAPLKELQTLGHQFPSDKRKCLPSALFLLTLLFWPEDHDTDQEKETKYEIVQSAVEHLDKGYWTKMKDIPQRKRRIYTHFFLGNGNGLDKFVHKRKFEKVTKGFSVSEKRMKWFSGEAWKMPEIAEMLKLVSGWTEDRVVYLEGPQKKKFSILPLYVPSVPHSNENVSFYLGFTFRGPVACNIVVKK, from the exons aTGG CTGACAACTTTAATGAGTCACCAAAAAACTGGACAGAATCTCAAGTAAGCACATGGCTAAGATCAATCGGAGTGAAGGAACCGTACGTAGAAAAGCTCAGTGAAGAAGAAGTAGATGGACAAGTTCTCCTAACATTGGATGAGGACTTCCTAAAATCAAAGATTTGCATGAAATCTGGGCCTGCTCATTTGATTATTCAAAAACGAGATGAGCTCATCAACTCAAAGCAAAGAGtccaggagaagaaaaaggcCACCACTGGCAAAACGAATGAGTTGgagaaaaataatcagaagTCAGCTCAGTGTCTTTCTACAGTAACTGAAGGTCCATCAGTGCAAAGTCCAGTGAAAGGTCGAGATGTCTGTGAGGAGAAACAACCTGCTCACGATGACTGCAAACCACGACCATTCGATCAAGAAGGGattgatttcatttatataaagcACAATGTTCTACAACCTGAGTCAGGTGCTTTTAATTTGATATCTCCATGCCATGAATATAAGTCTTTTGCTATAGCCGCTGCATTGGACCACACTAGACTCCAAGTTAAGTTTGCCAGAGAGGTTCTTAAGTTTGCAGCTGGCTGCATGAATATCAGATCAAATGGCACAATACACTTTGGAGTGATGGACAGCAAGGGTGATGCAGGATATGTGCATGGGGAGGTAATCGGGATCCCTGTAGAAGAGAAGGACATTTATGTCGATGCTTTGGACTACATTGAACGGAGTTTCTCCTCCGACAAGGAACATGTACGTCAGTGTGTGAGACCACCGAGGTTCATTGAGGTCATGGAcaggaaaagtacagaaaagaCATTTGTGATCGAGGTTGACATTGTGCCTTTGATAAACATCGTTAAGAACAAAGTGTACGCAGTACGGCTGCCAAACTTCAAAGAGTCAACTAACAAGATAGAATTTGAGAAAGAAACGATTCTGAGAAGAGTGGGTTCCAAAACAGAGCCAGTGATCGACAAAGACTTGAGTGAGTTTTACCAGAGGGTCAAAGATCGGGATGCTCAAAGAGAAGAAGCTGAGAAAAGTCAGTTCCTCTGTGCTCCTGAGAACTGTCAAGACCTTGGAAGAAAACTCACAATGCTAATGACCAGTGGAAAGAAATTCATCGAAAAGGAAAAATGGTTCATACTGGtcacaaacaaaatcaaacccGATGACCTTTGCAACATTGATTGGCTACTTAACACAAActtgttctgtgtgtttgactTTGATCCGGATTCAAAGGTATCAGGCCTTTGCAGTACATATGTTCAGCATCATGCTGCAAACATGCATTTTTTGCAGAGCTATAGGATATCCAGTGGCATGAGCATCAAAGAATTCACAGCTAACTTGCATCTGTTCGATCAGACTAGTTGGATCTTTTGTAATGGCCGTTCTGACTTCAAAGGAAATGAAACTCCATGTGATGAAATGACTTGGATCAAGACAAAAATGACTTTGCTTCGGGAATCTGTGTCTTTGATATGTAAGCAAATCTTGCCAAAAGGAACATTCCAGGTCATTTTCCTTCTCACATCACCAGTTGAGAAACCACTCTTGCACACCTTTTATGAGTTTTTCACAGACATGGAAGGCCATGAAGACATCATCTGCATCTGTGAATCAGAGACAAACTTCCAGAAATGGCAAAGCTTTGCAGAGGGTTCATGTGGCAAAGAATCAGTAAATAACTGCAGCGTTGTTGGGATGAAAATGAGTCACATTAATTCAACTCTGCAGCGTGTGCaacatgcaaaaatatgtgCCAAACACTTACCAGTCTTTGTAAAAGGGACGTGCCTTCTTGAAACACATGTAGAGGAACAAATGTGCTCTCTGGAAATACTGACAGTTGATCATTGTGATGAAACAAGCAAAGATGTCATTgatgaggagaaagaaaagattgaGCAGCATTTCTACCAAGGTGGGAGAGTGACCTGGTTGAATTTCTGGCTGGCTGAGCACAAGTATGTTGGAAAGGTCATTGAAAGAGATGCTTATCATGATGCTTCTCAACTCCTTAACGATGCCTTGAAACATAATGCTGACCAGATTCCGGTGCATAGGATAAACATCTATCATCACCCAGGAAGTGGTGGAAGCACTGTGGCAAGACAGGTGCTATGGAACAACAGGAAAGATCTAAGGTGTGCAGTTGTGAAGCCTTCATActcagttgctgttgttgcacaACATGCAATTCAACTAAGAGAATATGAAGAAAAAGATCATCAGAGATGTCTTCCTGTCCTGCTCCTCATGGAAGACTCAGACAAAGAATATCTAGAAGATCTAAGAAATGAACTAGAGGTTGCCATTAACATCAAACAAATCCAGATCGGAACActatgtttcattttgttgagtTGCAGACGTTCCCACGATCCAGAGAGGAAATGCAAAGAGTCTCCGTTGCAGAATGTATCTGTCACTCACAAACTGTCCGCTCAAGAGAAGAGAAGTTTTGCTGGAAAACGACAGGTACTTGAGGAACGATACGAGCCTGAATTTATCCTGACATTTGTTTTGATGAGTGAAGGGTTCAACGTGGATTATGTTCGGCAGTTTGTGAAACACTTGCTTCAAGACATTGAGCGTCGCTCTGTTACCACTCGCCTCATTCATTATGTGGCATTGCTCAACACATATGTTCAAAACTCTTTCATCTCTCAGTCCCATTGTGAAGCTTTGCTTGCCTTAACCATTCACTTGGAGAAGGTTCACAAGCAGGTATTTGAGAGATCCCTCAGTGATCAGGCTAAACTTGTCTTCTTGCATCTTAAAGATGATAGGACGCACATCGACTCAGTCAGAATCATCCATCCACTTGTTGCAAAAGAAATTCTACAACAACTTATGGGTCCCCGACAGACCCATAGCAGTCTGGCAATGGATTTGCTCTGCCAGGATGTTCTTTTTGAGCACAGATTTGGAAGAGATGACTATCTGTCGTTTTTGAGACAACTTTTCATAAGGCGATCCAGAATAAGCAAAGGAGACAAATATGACagtcttttctctcctctgattGAGCATGTTCGTGATAACGAGGAAAGCCCAGACAAAGCAATTGAGTTACTCAAGGAAGCGTTCCAGCGTTTCCATCAAGATCCATTCTTTGCACAGCAGCTTGCGCGTCTTCATTATACTTACGAAAAGTTTGAAGATGCAAAACTCTGGGCAGAGACAGCAGTGAAGCTGCTACCCAACAACTCATACATACTTGACACAAAAGGGCAGGTGTACAGAAAATGGTTCCAAGCGAAATGCAAAGCGTTTGATCATGATAATATCTCAAAGACAGCCCAAACTACAGCGGATGCTGTGGAAACTGCACTGAAAGCCCTTGAGTGTTTTCAAGAATGTGAGAGAGCAGCTGAAgctgaaatggaaaatgttaactgttcaggatttttttctgaagttGAAGTTGGGTGCAGCTTGCTCAAACTGATCTCTTCATTGCAAGTGTTTGCAAAAGGAACCAGTGGCCATTCAGAATGCATGAAGTACCTGCTAACAAACTACATTCCAGAGGAAATTGAAGATGTGTGGGAACCGTTCCATGGCCGTCTGAAAAAACTTCATAAGACAATGCAAGATGCCTTGGAATGGATCTCAGAAGACCTCAGTTACTTTCAGACAGACATTGATGCAGATGAAGAAGAGACTCCTGAAAGTCCTGAAGAGAAGATAGGTCATCCATTGACATGGTTGGCAAAGAAATTTTCGGACTATGGAAAGTACTTTGGTGAAGCCCATTCTAGTCTTCTACGTCGTGGGCAACCAGTCCCAGCCAATCTTACTCCTTTCCAAAAACGCATGATCATCTATAATCTTGGTGGAGGTAACATAACATCCATCTTCTCCAAGTTAACTGACCAAAAGGATGCAGTACGTCTACTGGAGAAG ATCCTTTCGCTCTATCCCAGCAATCCAATAAAGGCCAGATTTGGTCAACGGGATATTGTCAATTACATAGTGGCCCACATCTCTCTGAATTGCCTGTCACCACAAAATCTAAAGGTAGCTCCACTGAAAGAGCTACAGACACTTGGCCATCAGTTTCCATCTGATAAAAGGAAATGTTTGCCAAGTGCTTTGTTCCTGCTTACCCTGCTATTCTGGCCAGAAGATCATGACACAGACCAGgaaaaagaaaccaaatatGAAATTGTCCAGTCTGCTGTTGAACACTTGGATAAAGGCTACTGGACCAAGATGAAAGACATTCCTCAGCGGAAAAGAAGGATTTACACCCATTTCTTTCTTGGAAATGGGAACGGATTGGATAAATTTGTCCACAAGAGAAAGTTTGAAAAAGTCACAAAGGGGTTTTCTGTCTCTGAGAAACGCATGAAGTGGTTTAGTGGTGAGGCATGGAAAATGCCTGAGATTGCAGAGATGCTCAAACTTGTGTCAGGATGGACTGAAGACAGAGTGGTGTACCTCGAAGgtccacagaagaagaagttcagcATCCTGCCTCTCTATGTTCCCTCAGTGCCTCACAGTAACGAAAATGTGTCCTTCTACTTGGGGTTCACCTTTAGAGGTCCTGTTGCCTGCAACATCGTTGTGAAAAAGTAG